The following proteins are co-located in the Vicinamibacterales bacterium genome:
- a CDS encoding glycosyltransferase family 2 protein yields MTLAETFILASYFFVLVILAVYGWHRYYLVYLYMKHKHEVPEPLAHFDDLPVVTIQLPLFNEMYVVDRLVDAVCAIDYPREKLEIQVLDDSTDETCAIAQAAVRRQAAGGLDIKYIHRTDRSGYKAGALDEAMKVARGSFIAIFDADFIPRPDFLRATVHHFTDPKVAMVQTRWGHLNEDYSLLTKIQAILLDAHFVLEHGSRNRGGCFFNFNGTAGIWRRDAIVDGGGWQHDTLTEDLDLSYRTQLRGWRFVFLPGHVAPAELPVEMNAFKSQQHRWAKGSIQTFLKLMPRILASDQPLKVKAEAFFHLSANFNYPLMCLLSVLMAPSMVIRYNMGWYEMLLIDIPLFLAATASVANFYMVCQREIYPRTWTERLRYLPFLMSIGIGLTINNTKAVFEALLQKPSEFARTPKYRIEGGGGEWMGKKYRQAVAIQPLIELGLGLYFTGTLFYALANGIYGTVPFLMLFQVGFLYTGLLSLVQQLGGDLDLKPVASKQY; encoded by the coding sequence ATGACGCTCGCTGAAACCTTCATCCTCGCGTCCTATTTCTTCGTCCTCGTGATCCTGGCCGTGTACGGATGGCACCGTTACTACCTGGTGTACCTGTACATGAAGCACAAGCACGAAGTGCCCGAGCCCCTGGCGCACTTCGACGACCTCCCGGTCGTGACCATCCAGCTTCCGCTCTTCAACGAGATGTACGTGGTCGATCGGCTCGTGGACGCCGTCTGCGCCATCGACTACCCGCGCGAGAAGCTCGAGATTCAGGTGCTCGACGACTCCACCGACGAGACCTGCGCCATCGCCCAGGCGGCGGTGCGCCGGCAGGCGGCCGGCGGCCTCGACATCAAGTACATCCACCGCACCGATCGCTCCGGCTACAAGGCCGGCGCGCTCGACGAGGCCATGAAGGTCGCGCGCGGGTCGTTCATCGCGATCTTCGACGCGGACTTCATCCCGCGGCCCGACTTCCTCCGCGCCACCGTGCACCACTTCACCGACCCGAAGGTGGCCATGGTGCAGACGCGCTGGGGCCACCTGAACGAGGACTACTCCCTCCTCACGAAGATCCAGGCGATCCTGCTGGACGCGCACTTCGTGCTCGAGCACGGGAGCCGCAACCGCGGCGGCTGCTTCTTCAACTTCAACGGCACGGCCGGCATCTGGCGCCGTGACGCGATCGTCGACGGCGGCGGCTGGCAGCACGACACGCTCACCGAGGACCTGGACCTCAGCTACCGCACCCAGCTGCGCGGCTGGCGGTTCGTGTTCCTGCCCGGGCACGTGGCGCCGGCCGAGCTCCCCGTCGAGATGAACGCCTTCAAGAGCCAGCAGCACCGCTGGGCGAAGGGGTCCATCCAGACGTTCCTGAAGCTGATGCCGCGGATCCTGGCGTCGGACCAGCCGCTCAAGGTCAAGGCCGAGGCGTTCTTCCACCTCTCCGCCAACTTCAACTACCCGCTCATGTGCCTGCTCTCGGTGCTGATGGCCCCGTCGATGGTCATCCGCTACAACATGGGCTGGTACGAGATGCTGCTCATCGACATCCCGCTCTTCCTGGCGGCGACGGCGTCGGTGGCGAACTTCTACATGGTCTGCCAGCGCGAGATCTACCCGCGTACGTGGACCGAGCGGCTGCGCTACCTGCCGTTCCTGATGTCCATCGGCATCGGCCTGACCATCAACAACACGAAGGCCGTGTTCGAGGCGCTGCTCCAGAAGCCGAGCGAGTTCGCCCGGACCCCGAAGTACCGCATCGAGGGCGGCGGCGGCGAGTGGATGGGGAAGAAGTACCGCCAGGCCGTGGCCATCCAGCCGCTCATCGAGCTGGGGCTCGGGCTCTACTTCACGGGCACGCTCTTCTACGCGCTCGCCAACGGCATCTACGGCACGGTGCCGTTCCTGATGCTGTTCCAGGTGGGCTTCCTGTACACCGGGCTCCTCTCCCTCGTCCAGCAGCTCGGCGGCGACCTGGATCTGAAGCCCGTCGCCAGCAAGCAGTACTAG
- the larB gene encoding nickel pincer cofactor biosynthesis protein LarB — MSMTPQEIRALLEEVGAGRVAPEAAESRLLDELQRRPFEDLGFARVDHHRAIRQGFPEVVLGLGKTPGQIAEISARIAARDAALLVTRATPEAYEAVRARVPDADYHPAARVITRRVPMPKAPGTIAVASAGTSDLPVAEEAALTAEIMGNDVVRMYDVGVAGIHRVLAERERLAAARVVIVVAGMEGALPSVVAGMIDVPVIAVPTSVGYGASFGGLAALLGMLNSCANGVAVVNIDNGFGAGCMAAMINRGPGPGARG, encoded by the coding sequence ATGAGCATGACACCGCAGGAAATACGGGCGCTTCTCGAAGAGGTGGGCGCGGGCCGGGTGGCGCCGGAAGCCGCGGAATCGCGCCTCCTGGACGAGCTCCAGCGGCGTCCGTTCGAAGACCTGGGCTTCGCCCGGGTGGACCATCACCGCGCGATCCGGCAGGGATTCCCGGAAGTCGTGCTCGGGCTTGGTAAAACGCCAGGGCAGATTGCAGAAATCTCGGCCCGAATCGCCGCGCGCGACGCGGCCCTGCTCGTGACGCGCGCAACGCCCGAGGCCTACGAGGCGGTCCGGGCCCGGGTGCCGGACGCCGACTACCACCCGGCCGCGCGCGTCATCACCCGGCGCGTGCCGATGCCGAAGGCCCCCGGCACCATCGCGGTCGCCTCGGCCGGCACCTCCGACCTGCCGGTGGCAGAGGAGGCCGCGCTCACCGCCGAGATCATGGGCAACGACGTGGTCCGGATGTACGACGTGGGCGTGGCCGGCATCCACCGCGTGCTCGCCGAGCGGGAGCGCCTGGCCGCCGCGCGCGTGGTCATCGTGGTGGCCGGCATGGAAGGCGCGCTGCCGTCGGTCGTGGCGGGCATGATCGACGTTCCGGTGATCGCCGTGCCGACCAGCGTCGGCTACGGCGCGAGCTTCGGCGGCCTGGCCGCCCTGCTCGGCATGCTCAACTCGTGCGCCAACGGCGTCGCCGTGGTCAACATCGACAACGGCTTCGGCGCCGGCTGCATGGCGGCCATGATCAACCGGGGCCCGGGCCCCGGGGCTCGGGGCTAG
- a CDS encoding VOC family protein, translating into MGNVRHFAINADDVPRAQRFYQQVFGWTFEPWGPPGFFQIGTGSVDRGRPIGALQARREIAPGRPMTGFECTIAVDDVDAVAAAVVANGGKVLMEKATIPGVGDLIWFEDSEGNIAGAMRYDGGAD; encoded by the coding sequence ATGGGCAACGTCCGACACTTCGCCATCAACGCGGATGACGTGCCGCGCGCGCAGCGCTTCTATCAGCAGGTGTTCGGCTGGACCTTCGAGCCCTGGGGACCGCCGGGCTTCTTCCAGATCGGGACGGGGTCCGTCGATCGGGGCCGCCCGATAGGCGCGCTGCAGGCCCGCCGCGAGATCGCACCGGGCCGCCCGATGACCGGCTTCGAATGCACCATCGCCGTGGACGACGTGGACGCGGTGGCGGCCGCGGTCGTCGCCAACGGCGGCAAGGTGCTGATGGAGAAGGCCACGATTCCGGGCGTCGGCGACCTCATCTGGTTCGAGGACTCCGAAGGCAACATCGCCGGCGCGATGCGGTACGACGGGGGGGCGGACTAG
- a CDS encoding helix-turn-helix transcriptional regulator yields the protein MSKTRHTPVQGDEHLLVRSYAVTHPRNLGLTERSYPGWDQVAFASRGVMTVTTPEGMWVVPPHRAVWIPAGVTYSVRTSGRVSLRTLFLRPALARGRLPRTCVALNVSALVRELILHAARRNTLRRDDPADRRLAKVIVDQLAASPQVPLQLPMPADPRARSAAAAAQDDPAIAATALARAAGASARTLERLFQRDTGMPFGRWRRRARLIGALRLLAAGTPVTQAALDVGYQTPSAFIAAFRRELGTTPGRYFGGTP from the coding sequence ATGTCGAAAACCCGCCACACACCCGTGCAGGGCGACGAGCACCTGCTGGTGCGCAGCTACGCCGTGACCCACCCCCGCAACCTGGGGCTGACCGAGCGCAGCTACCCCGGCTGGGACCAGGTCGCCTTCGCCTCGCGGGGCGTCATGACCGTGACGACGCCGGAGGGCATGTGGGTGGTCCCGCCGCATCGGGCGGTGTGGATTCCGGCGGGCGTGACCTACTCGGTCCGGACCTCGGGCCGGGTGTCGCTCCGGACGCTGTTCCTCCGGCCGGCACTGGCACGCGGGCGGCTGCCGCGGACCTGTGTGGCCCTCAACGTCTCGGCCCTGGTCCGAGAGCTGATCCTGCACGCCGCGCGGCGCAACACCCTCCGCCGCGACGACCCGGCGGACCGGCGGCTGGCGAAGGTGATCGTGGATCAGCTCGCCGCCTCGCCGCAGGTCCCGCTGCAGCTGCCGATGCCCGCCGATCCCCGGGCGCGCTCGGCCGCCGCCGCGGCCCAGGACGATCCCGCCATCGCGGCGACAGCCCTCGCCAGGGCGGCGGGCGCCAGCGCGCGCACCCTCGAGCGCCTCTTCCAGCGCGACACCGGCATGCCCTTCGGCCGCTGGCGCCGCCGCGCCCGCCTGATCGGCGCCCTGCGCCTCCTGGCCGCCGGCACACCCGTGACCCAGGCGGCCCTGGACGTCGGCTACCAGACGCCCAGCGCGTTCATCGCCGCCTTCCGCCGCGAGCTCGGCACGACGCCGGGGCGGTACTTTGGAGGAACCCCGTAG
- a CDS encoding endonuclease MutS2, whose translation MTPALFRTLEFDRIVEALASFALTPVGKARMLAEAPQTDRDRVAQALAATSEAVRYVEQHGVFPLRAGAGLDHALDGLEVKGRPLEALQLRILADFVASIAEAQAAVGRAPGAFPILQRVVGQLASFVEEVAAVRRAIDINGEVMDHASPRLASIRERLRRQRAALRSTLEQFVRGRDTAKYLQESVVTQRNGRAVLMVRAEHRASVPGIVHGASATGATLFLEPMAGVEINNDIVAAEEEEAEEIFRILLDLTDRFRDRPADFATALLVAAELDLLQARARLAHLMNAVEPVLSAAGHLELKDARHPLLMEGVTARLEDAAERRVTTPVPVTVLLTPPSRVLLVTGPNTGGKTVALKTTGLFALMAQAGLHIPAAPGSTVPVFRTVFADIGDEQSISASLSTFSAHITNIAGMDRALQLPALVLLDEVGTGTDPAEGGALATAIIANFMERGALVVATTHYDALKTWGTATDGVTTAAFAFDPETFAPSYRLIYGAPGRSLAIEISRRLGLPPAVIAAARNHLSDDRKRLDAHLARVDAQARALDAERRKLEREHAALADQNRSLRQREAAVAEREGRLAKRVNEKLDDRLRQARQDIDAVIAQLKEKSEALVEQASGRARGAAVSTGEAGAARAEAAAAVGRIVEGLRQPHAGPAAPDEPVRPATVGSRVAVGGLGLEGVVVAIDGKNAEVDVRGKRMRAKTADLRVVGPAAAAGPGKLAAAPKGGAGRVKVNVDLAPREGLLSEINVIGCTVEQAVDRVSKFLDDALVTDEREIRIVHGHGTGALRRGLEVFLKDHPLVARAAPAPENQGGGGATIVELKD comes from the coding sequence ATGACTCCCGCCCTCTTCCGCACGCTCGAGTTCGACCGGATCGTCGAGGCCCTCGCCAGCTTCGCGCTCACGCCCGTGGGCAAGGCGCGGATGCTCGCCGAGGCGCCGCAGACCGACCGGGACCGGGTGGCGCAGGCGCTGGCGGCGACGAGCGAAGCCGTTCGCTACGTCGAGCAGCACGGGGTGTTCCCGCTGCGCGCGGGCGCCGGGCTCGACCACGCGCTCGACGGCCTGGAGGTGAAGGGCCGGCCGCTCGAGGCCCTGCAGCTGAGGATCCTCGCCGACTTCGTGGCGTCGATCGCCGAGGCACAGGCCGCGGTCGGACGCGCGCCAGGAGCGTTCCCGATCCTCCAGCGGGTCGTCGGCCAGCTGGCGTCCTTCGTGGAGGAAGTGGCGGCCGTCCGGCGCGCCATCGACATCAACGGCGAGGTGATGGACCACGCCAGCCCGCGCCTGGCCTCGATCCGCGAGCGGCTGCGGCGCCAGCGGGCGGCGCTGCGCTCCACGCTCGAGCAGTTCGTGCGCGGACGCGACACCGCGAAGTACCTCCAGGAGTCCGTGGTCACCCAGCGCAACGGCCGGGCCGTGCTGATGGTGCGCGCCGAGCACCGGGCCAGCGTGCCCGGCATCGTGCACGGCGCGTCGGCCACGGGCGCCACGCTCTTTCTCGAACCCATGGCGGGCGTCGAGATCAACAACGACATCGTGGCCGCGGAGGAAGAGGAAGCCGAGGAGATCTTCCGGATCCTGCTCGACCTCACCGACCGGTTCCGGGATCGTCCCGCCGACTTCGCGACGGCCCTGCTCGTCGCCGCGGAGCTCGATCTGCTCCAGGCCCGGGCGCGGCTCGCGCACCTGATGAACGCGGTGGAGCCGGTCCTGTCGGCCGCGGGCCACCTGGAGCTGAAGGACGCACGCCACCCGCTCCTGATGGAAGGGGTCACCGCACGGCTCGAGGATGCGGCCGAACGCCGGGTGACCACGCCAGTGCCGGTCACGGTCCTGCTGACGCCGCCATCGCGCGTGCTGCTGGTGACCGGGCCGAATACGGGCGGCAAGACCGTGGCACTCAAGACCACGGGCCTCTTCGCGCTCATGGCGCAGGCCGGCCTGCACATCCCGGCGGCGCCCGGGTCCACGGTCCCGGTCTTCCGGACGGTGTTCGCCGACATCGGCGACGAGCAGTCCATCTCCGCGAGCCTGAGCACGTTCTCGGCGCACATCACGAACATCGCGGGGATGGACCGCGCGCTCCAGTTGCCGGCGCTCGTGCTCCTCGACGAGGTGGGCACGGGCACCGACCCGGCGGAGGGCGGCGCGCTGGCGACGGCCATCATCGCGAACTTCATGGAGCGCGGGGCGCTCGTCGTCGCCACCACCCACTACGACGCGCTGAAGACGTGGGGCACGGCCACAGACGGCGTGACGACGGCGGCCTTCGCGTTCGATCCCGAGACCTTCGCGCCGAGCTACCGGCTCATCTACGGCGCCCCGGGCCGCAGTCTCGCCATCGAGATCTCGCGGCGCCTCGGCCTCCCGCCAGCCGTGATCGCGGCCGCCCGCAACCACTTGAGCGACGACCGGAAGCGGCTCGACGCCCACCTCGCCCGCGTGGACGCCCAGGCACGGGCCCTCGACGCGGAGCGCCGGAAGCTGGAGCGCGAGCACGCGGCCCTGGCCGACCAGAACCGGTCGCTCCGGCAGCGCGAAGCCGCCGTGGCCGAACGCGAGGGCCGGCTCGCGAAGCGCGTCAACGAGAAGCTCGACGACCGGCTCCGCCAGGCGCGCCAGGACATCGACGCCGTCATCGCGCAGCTCAAGGAAAAGTCCGAAGCGCTCGTCGAACAGGCGTCGGGCCGGGCCCGGGGCGCCGCCGTGTCCACGGGCGAGGCGGGCGCGGCGCGGGCCGAGGCGGCGGCGGCCGTCGGCCGAATCGTGGAGGGCCTGCGCCAGCCCCACGCAGGGCCGGCAGCGCCCGACGAACCGGTCCGGCCGGCCACGGTCGGATCGCGCGTGGCCGTCGGCGGACTGGGCCTGGAGGGCGTCGTCGTCGCCATCGACGGCAAGAACGCCGAAGTGGACGTGCGCGGCAAGCGGATGCGCGCGAAGACGGCCGACCTGCGGGTCGTCGGACCCGCCGCGGCGGCCGGCCCCGGAAAGCTGGCGGCAGCGCCAAAGGGCGGCGCGGGGCGCGTGAAGGTCAACGTGGACCTCGCGCCGCGCGAGGGGCTCCTGAGCGAGATCAACGTGATCGGGTGCACGGTGGAGCAGGCCGTGGACCGCGTTTCGAAGTTCCTCGACGACGCGCTCGTGACCGACGAGCGCGAGATCCGGATCGTCCACGGGCACGGCACGGGCGCGCTCAGGCGCGGCCTGGAGGTCTTCCTCAAGGACCACCCGCTCGTCGCGCGCGCCGCGCCGGCCCCGGAGAATCAGGGCGGCGGCGGGGCGACCATCGTCGAGTTGAAGGACTGA
- a CDS encoding thiamine pyrophosphate-binding protein: MTSPATLTGAEALVRMFDLYGVRHIFGLCGDTSLPFYDALATQPHGITHVLARDERSAAYMADGYARVGGRPGICEGPSGGGATYLLPGLVEANESSAPVLGITSDVPVASRGRYPLTELDQESLYRPLTKWNTVCDRADQVPHAIRTAFRQMTTGRPGAVHLGLPYDVLKQPVPATDLWVQADHAVCPAWRSAPAPEALDRAAEAILAARRPVIVCGGGVVTSGAEAALARLAALVDAPVCTTVTGKGSLADTHPLSVGVVGLNGGVVSTRAVVQQADLVIFVGCRAGSTTTERWTIPSRDVPVVHVDVDPAAIGANYQTAHALVGDARLALEALADRVGAALGPAAPGRLGAAAVAAAARQAKFDAFDRLAAETSRPIRPERVVAALNHVLPDDAIVVADPGTPCPYLSAYYQVRGPGRRFLTNRAHGALGYSMAAALGAWHAAPGRRCVSVMGDGSFGFAVGELETVTRCKAPLLMLVLSNATYGWIKASQKASYGARYYSVDFSVTDHAKVAAAYGVRSWRVEDPETLDGVLRQALEHDGPTLVDVVTQPLQDAAAPVLQWMG, from the coding sequence ATGACATCGCCCGCCACGCTCACCGGCGCCGAAGCCCTCGTCCGCATGTTCGACCTCTACGGCGTGCGTCACATCTTCGGGCTCTGCGGCGACACCAGCCTGCCGTTCTACGATGCGCTCGCGACCCAGCCGCACGGCATCACCCACGTGCTCGCCCGCGACGAGCGCAGCGCCGCGTACATGGCCGACGGCTATGCCAGGGTCGGCGGGCGTCCCGGCATCTGCGAGGGGCCGAGCGGCGGCGGCGCGACGTACCTGCTGCCGGGGCTCGTGGAGGCCAACGAGTCGAGCGCGCCCGTGCTCGGAATCACGTCCGACGTGCCGGTGGCGTCGCGCGGGCGGTATCCGCTCACCGAGCTGGATCAGGAATCGCTGTATCGGCCGCTCACGAAGTGGAACACCGTCTGCGACCGGGCGGATCAGGTGCCCCACGCCATTCGCACCGCCTTCCGGCAGATGACGACCGGCCGGCCAGGCGCGGTGCACCTGGGCCTGCCGTACGACGTCCTCAAGCAGCCCGTCCCTGCGACCGACCTCTGGGTCCAGGCCGATCACGCCGTCTGCCCGGCGTGGCGGTCGGCGCCCGCGCCGGAGGCGCTGGACCGCGCCGCTGAGGCCATCCTGGCCGCCCGCCGCCCGGTGATCGTCTGCGGCGGCGGCGTGGTGACCTCGGGCGCCGAGGCCGCCCTGGCGCGCCTCGCCGCGCTCGTGGACGCGCCCGTCTGCACCACGGTGACGGGCAAGGGCAGCCTCGCCGACACGCATCCGCTGAGCGTGGGCGTCGTGGGCCTGAACGGCGGCGTCGTGTCCACGCGCGCCGTGGTCCAGCAGGCCGACCTCGTGATCTTCGTTGGCTGCCGCGCGGGGTCCACGACGACCGAGCGCTGGACCATTCCCTCCCGCGACGTGCCCGTCGTGCACGTGGACGTCGATCCCGCGGCCATCGGCGCGAACTACCAAACGGCGCACGCCCTGGTCGGCGACGCCCGCCTGGCGCTCGAGGCCCTGGCCGATCGCGTCGGGGCCGCGCTCGGCCCGGCCGCGCCCGGACGGCTGGGCGCCGCAGCCGTGGCCGCCGCGGCCCGGCAGGCCAAGTTCGACGCCTTCGACCGGCTGGCCGCCGAGACGTCGCGTCCGATCCGGCCCGAACGCGTCGTCGCCGCGTTGAACCACGTCCTGCCCGACGACGCGATCGTCGTCGCCGACCCCGGGACGCCCTGTCCGTATCTGTCCGCGTACTACCAGGTGCGCGGGCCCGGCCGCCGCTTCCTGACCAACCGCGCGCACGGCGCCCTCGGCTACTCGATGGCGGCCGCCCTGGGCGCGTGGCACGCCGCCCCCGGGCGCCGGTGCGTGTCGGTGATGGGCGATGGCAGCTTCGGCTTCGCCGTGGGCGAGCTCGAGACGGTCACGCGCTGCAAGGCGCCGCTCCTGATGCTCGTGCTGTCCAACGCCACCTACGGCTGGATCAAGGCCAGCCAGAAGGCCAGCTACGGCGCCCGTTACTACTCGGTGGACTTCTCGGTGACCGACCACGCGAAGGTCGCCGCCGCCTACGGCGTGCGGTCGTGGCGGGTGGAGGACCCGGAGACTCTGGACGGCGTGCTCCGCCAGGCGCTCGAGCACGACGGTCCGACGCTGGTGGACGTCGTCACGCAGCCCCTCCAGGACGCGGCCGCCCCCGTCCTGCAGTGGATGGGGTAG
- a CDS encoding aldo/keto reductase, with product MPLDHYVTLGRSGLRVSPMCLGTMTFGEDWGWGSSVEESEAILARYLDRGGNFLDTANAYTRGHSEVIIGDYLARTPGRRDRVVVATKFLSNLYPGDPNGGGAGRKSLQAACEQSLRRLKTDYIDLYWMHCWDRHTPIDETMRALDDLVRAGKVRYIGFSDTPAWKVAQAQTQAAFRGWTPLVALQIEYSLVERTVEAELMPMAQELGLGVTPWSPLRGGVLSGKYTRANAGQVTADRGARVTDYLTERTYGILDVLETVAAEVNASVASVALAWLQARPGVSSTIVGARRMAQLDQNLDGLDVVLSDAQVAALDAVSEPALPFPAGMLRFIGMFSQGGMTVNGVTAPPWPMAPATDDDRY from the coding sequence ATGCCACTCGATCACTACGTGACGCTGGGCCGCTCGGGCCTGCGCGTGAGCCCGATGTGCCTGGGCACCATGACCTTCGGCGAGGATTGGGGCTGGGGCTCGTCGGTCGAAGAGTCCGAGGCGATCCTGGCCCGGTACCTCGATCGCGGGGGCAACTTCCTCGACACGGCCAACGCCTACACGCGCGGCCACTCCGAGGTCATCATCGGCGACTACCTGGCGCGCACGCCTGGACGCCGCGACCGGGTGGTCGTCGCGACGAAGTTCCTGTCGAACCTCTACCCGGGCGATCCCAACGGCGGCGGAGCCGGCCGCAAGTCACTGCAGGCGGCGTGCGAGCAGTCGCTCCGCCGTCTGAAGACCGACTACATCGACCTGTACTGGATGCACTGCTGGGACCGCCACACGCCGATCGACGAGACCATGCGCGCCCTCGACGACCTGGTGCGCGCGGGGAAGGTGCGCTACATCGGGTTCTCGGACACGCCGGCCTGGAAAGTGGCGCAGGCGCAGACCCAGGCGGCCTTCCGCGGCTGGACCCCGCTCGTCGCCCTGCAGATCGAGTACTCCCTCGTCGAGCGCACCGTCGAGGCCGAGCTGATGCCGATGGCGCAGGAGCTGGGCCTCGGCGTGACGCCGTGGTCGCCGCTCAGGGGCGGCGTCCTCTCGGGCAAGTACACGCGGGCGAATGCCGGCCAGGTCACGGCCGACCGCGGCGCGCGCGTGACCGACTACCTGACCGAGCGCACCTACGGCATCCTGGACGTCCTGGAGACGGTCGCGGCCGAGGTGAACGCCAGCGTGGCGTCGGTGGCCCTGGCGTGGCTGCAGGCGCGGCCCGGGGTGTCGTCCACCATCGTCGGCGCCCGGCGGATGGCGCAGCTCGACCAGAATCTCGACGGCCTCGACGTCGTGCTGTCCGACGCCCAGGTCGCGGCCCTCGACGCGGTGTCTGAGCCGGCGCTGCCCTTCCCTGCCGGCATGCTGCGCTTCATCGGCATGTTCTCGCAGGGAGGCATGACGGTGAACGGCGTCACGGCCCCACCGTGGCCGATGGCGCCGGCGACCGACGACGATCGCTACTGA
- a CDS encoding histone deacetylase family protein gives MRTIYSERHRRHHGNAELIDGELKPCFEMPRRAELVLARVRETGLGEVSEPEAFGTAPLSRVHTPAFVDFLARAWQDWTALGRTNDALPLVWPVSSMRHDRVPVHIDGRLGFYSSDAGVPITAGTWDAITSSADVALTGARLVADGAPSAFALCRPPGHHASAAAMGGYCYLNNAAIAAQFLLDRGAGRVAILDVDYHHGNGTQQIFYDRSDVLFVSLHADPMVEYPYFLGHADEHGTGEGERFTRNYPLPLGTAWDAYGAALGDARRAIQTYGPDAIVVSLGVDTYEHDPISQFRLTRDDFPRLGEAIGAMGRPTLFVMEGGYAVEDIGVNAVNVLAGFEQR, from the coding sequence ATGCGCACGATCTACTCCGAACGCCATCGCCGGCACCACGGCAACGCCGAGCTCATCGACGGCGAGCTGAAACCCTGCTTCGAGATGCCACGGCGGGCGGAGCTCGTCCTGGCCCGTGTGCGCGAGACCGGCCTGGGCGAGGTGAGCGAGCCCGAGGCCTTCGGCACCGCGCCGCTGAGCCGCGTCCACACGCCGGCCTTCGTGGACTTCCTGGCCCGGGCGTGGCAGGACTGGACGGCGCTGGGCCGCACCAACGACGCGCTGCCCCTCGTCTGGCCCGTGTCCAGCATGCGGCACGACCGGGTGCCCGTCCATATCGACGGCCGGCTGGGCTTCTACTCGTCCGACGCCGGGGTGCCGATCACGGCCGGCACCTGGGACGCCATCACGTCCAGCGCCGACGTCGCGCTCACGGGGGCCCGTCTCGTGGCGGACGGCGCCCCGAGCGCATTCGCCCTGTGCCGGCCGCCGGGCCATCACGCCAGCGCGGCGGCGATGGGCGGCTACTGCTACCTGAACAACGCGGCCATCGCGGCGCAGTTCCTGCTCGACCGCGGCGCCGGACGGGTGGCCATCCTCGACGTGGACTACCACCACGGCAACGGCACGCAACAGATCTTCTACGACCGGTCCGACGTGCTCTTCGTCTCGCTCCACGCCGACCCGATGGTCGAGTATCCGTACTTCCTCGGACACGCCGACGAGCACGGCACGGGCGAGGGCGAGCGCTTCACCCGGAACTACCCGCTCCCCCTGGGGACCGCGTGGGACGCCTACGGCGCGGCCCTCGGCGACGCCCGACGCGCGATCCAGACCTACGGACCCGACGCGATCGTCGTGTCGCTCGGCGTGGACACGTACGAGCACGACCCCATCTCGCAGTTCCGGCTGACGCGGGACGACTTTCCGCGGCTGGGCGAGGCGATCGGCGCGATGGGCCGGCCGACGCTCTTCGTGATGGAAGGCGGCTACGCGGTGGAGGACATCGGCGTGAACGCCGTCAACGTGCTGGCCGGCTTCGAACAGCGCTGA